From one Trichlorobacter lovleyi SZ genomic stretch:
- a CDS encoding TonB-dependent receptor — translation MKRNRQKCAVVVGLALAACSTAQAETVPGEARLEQVVVTATRTEQDLATAPGSVSVVTKEEMEKRNITTVDEAINTTPGVLSTRGKGMMDRMSAITLRGIPGQSRTLVMLDGITINSPYAGSVVSVGISPSSLERIEVVKGPASSLYGGYAMGGVVNMITRMPEKRELTLTGGYGFALDSPNGMQNTRRVAASYGDKYLGKIKLYLHNDYLATDGYRSDTNVQSSKPTAGITGWEPTTDYTGATRYRLGDKGKNGAWQDNLTAKAELELPSNTKLKLTFMKSTGEYSYDNPATYLRNSSGAEVWSYGTVREASFLGGNGGSDQHLYGFSAETELATVKYKLNLGYLDQMTSWGTTPTSAAPPNGGTRNGGPGKLSDTPAAAFNADIQASIPILDKHLLTVGGAYRTGWSHSREHNLSNWQDENSKGALTYESKGTDRTFALFAEGEIALLDKLTLFAGFRQDWWDTFDGYANQVGSVGYPQTYGSRSADAFSPKGALVYRPFDTTTFKLSGGKAFRAPTVYDLYRTWTTSSGTTYAGNPNLKPETVISWDAGVSQRLWKGSKFTATYFENYISDLIYSTSTTPTWKDKANAGKAESRGVELEAEQKFDSLLRLFANYTYTDATIKENSAVPATVGKRVTDVPEHMFNLGADLDYGSFGATATGRYVGKRYSSDTNTDTVNGVQGSNDPYFTVDLKLRYKITAWATASLAVTNLFDEHYYSSSLAPGRSCYAELGFKF, via the coding sequence ATGAAGAGAAACAGGCAGAAGTGTGCCGTGGTGGTGGGGCTGGCGCTGGCAGCGTGCAGCACCGCACAGGCGGAGACTGTTCCTGGCGAAGCCAGGCTTGAACAGGTTGTGGTGACGGCAACCAGAACTGAACAGGATCTGGCAACGGCACCGGGCAGTGTCTCCGTTGTAACAAAGGAGGAAATGGAAAAACGGAATATCACGACAGTAGACGAGGCGATTAATACCACTCCTGGCGTACTCTCTACTCGGGGCAAAGGGATGATGGACCGGATGTCTGCCATTACCCTGCGCGGTATTCCGGGGCAGTCCCGCACGCTGGTGATGCTGGACGGCATTACCATCAACAGCCCTTACGCCGGATCGGTGGTGTCCGTAGGTATTTCACCCAGCAGCCTTGAACGGATTGAAGTGGTTAAAGGTCCGGCCTCCAGTCTTTACGGCGGATATGCCATGGGGGGGGTGGTCAACATGATCACCCGAATGCCTGAAAAGCGGGAACTAACCCTGACTGGCGGTTACGGTTTTGCTTTGGACAGTCCCAACGGCATGCAAAATACCAGACGGGTTGCCGCCTCCTACGGTGACAAGTATCTGGGGAAAATCAAACTCTACCTGCATAACGACTATCTGGCCACCGACGGCTACCGCAGTGACACCAACGTACAAAGCAGCAAACCGACTGCTGGTATCACTGGCTGGGAGCCGACCACTGATTATACCGGCGCAACCCGCTATCGGCTGGGAGACAAAGGCAAAAACGGTGCCTGGCAGGACAACCTGACCGCCAAGGCAGAGCTCGAACTTCCTTCCAATACGAAGCTCAAGCTGACTTTTATGAAGTCAACCGGCGAATATTCCTACGACAATCCGGCCACCTACCTGCGCAACAGTAGCGGCGCTGAAGTCTGGAGCTACGGCACAGTACGGGAGGCATCCTTTCTCGGGGGAAATGGCGGCAGTGATCAGCACCTGTATGGATTTAGCGCTGAAACAGAGCTGGCAACGGTCAAGTACAAGCTGAATCTGGGGTATCTTGATCAGATGACCAGTTGGGGAACCACGCCCACCTCGGCTGCGCCGCCCAACGGCGGTACCCGTAACGGCGGGCCGGGCAAGCTGTCCGATACCCCGGCAGCCGCCTTTAATGCCGATATTCAGGCTTCAATACCGATTCTGGATAAGCATCTGTTGACCGTGGGTGGCGCCTACCGCACCGGCTGGTCCCATTCCAGAGAGCACAATCTCTCAAACTGGCAGGATGAAAACTCCAAAGGAGCCCTGACCTACGAATCAAAGGGTACCGACCGCACCTTTGCCCTGTTTGCCGAAGGTGAAATAGCTCTGCTGGACAAACTGACCCTGTTTGCCGGATTCCGGCAGGACTGGTGGGATACCTTTGACGGTTATGCCAATCAGGTCGGCAGTGTTGGCTATCCTCAAACCTACGGTTCCCGTAGCGCCGATGCCTTCAGCCCCAAAGGCGCGCTGGTATACAGACCGTTTGACACAACCACGTTCAAATTATCCGGCGGCAAGGCATTTCGGGCGCCCACAGTGTATGACCTCTACCGCACCTGGACCACCTCCAGCGGCACCACCTACGCCGGAAACCCCAACCTGAAACCGGAAACCGTCATTTCCTGGGATGCAGGTGTCAGCCAGCGGCTCTGGAAAGGTTCCAAATTTACCGCCACCTATTTTGAGAACTACATCAGTGACCTGATCTACAGCACTTCAACCACCCCCACCTGGAAAGACAAGGCCAACGCAGGTAAGGCCGAAAGCAGAGGGGTAGAGCTTGAGGCAGAACAGAAGTTTGACTCCCTGTTGCGGTTGTTTGCCAATTACACCTACACCGACGCAACCATCAAGGAAAACAGTGCAGTTCCCGCAACCGTAGGCAAACGGGTAACTGATGTGCCGGAACATATGTTCAATCTGGGGGCTGATCTGGATTACGGCAGTTTTGGGGCCACAGCAACCGGTCGCTATGTGGGTAAACGCTATTCCAGCGACACCAACACCGACACCGTCAACGGCGTACAGGGCAGCAATGACCCCTATTTCACCGTGGACCTGAAGTTGCGTTACAAAATTACCGCCTGGGCCACCGCCTCGTTGGCTGTCACCAACCTGTTTGACGAGCATTACTACTCTTCCTCCCTGGCGCCGGGCCGTTCCTGTTATGCAGAACTGGGCTTCAAGTTTTGA
- a CDS encoding DUF2149 domain-containing protein — protein MRYLKRRNRFDKYDEPLEDPISGVANLFDVSVVFIVSMMIALFMAYNMLDLMDPKSEVTITKKTADGKIEVISKKGKEIKVRKVTDKRLSGEGERLGTAYQLKDGKVIYVPE, from the coding sequence ATGCGCTATCTTAAACGCCGCAACCGTTTTGATAAATATGATGAGCCCCTTGAAGATCCTATTTCCGGGGTGGCCAACCTGTTTGATGTCAGCGTGGTCTTCATCGTCAGTATGATGATCGCCCTGTTCATGGCCTACAACATGCTGGACCTGATGGACCCGAAGTCCGAGGTAACCATCACCAAGAAGACGGCTGATGGCAAGATCGAGGTAATCAGCAAAAAAGGCAAAGAGATCAAGGTTCGCAAGGTGACGGACAAGCGGCTCTCCGGGGAGGGTGAACGGCTGGGCACCGCCTATCAGTTAAAGGACGGGAAGGTGATCTATGTTCCGGAATAA
- the thiC gene encoding phosphomethylpyrimidine synthase ThiC yields the protein MQTQIEYARAGVITPQMQQVAATEGLAAELIRQRVAAGTIVIPWNHNRKPSRIAGIGQGLRTKVNASIGTSSDIIDYAAEVRKALAAQESGADTLMELSVGGDLDRVRREVIAAVELPVGNVPLYQAFCDAARKYGDPNKLDPEELFDLIEQQCADGMAFMAVHCGINRCTVERLQKQGYRYGGLVSKGGVSMVAWMLANNRENPLFEQFDRVAAILKKYDTVLSLGNGLRAGAIHDSSDRAQIQELVFNCELAELGREMGCQMLVEGPGHVPLDEIEGNIKLQKRMSGDAPYYMLGPIPTDVAPGFDHITSAIGAAQSARYGADLICYITPAEHLALPNEQDVREGVKAAKIAAYIGDMNKYPERMRERDKAMAKARRDLDWQKQFELALFPEDAKAIRASRIPEDEATCTMCGNFCASRGAGKLFAEHLCGDKC from the coding sequence ATGCAAACCCAGATCGAATACGCCCGCGCAGGGGTGATCACCCCCCAGATGCAGCAGGTTGCTGCCACGGAAGGGCTGGCAGCTGAGCTGATCCGCCAGCGGGTCGCGGCCGGCACCATCGTGATCCCCTGGAACCACAACCGCAAACCGTCCCGGATCGCCGGGATCGGCCAGGGGCTCCGCACTAAGGTCAACGCCTCCATCGGCACCTCGTCCGATATCATCGACTATGCCGCCGAGGTCCGCAAGGCGCTGGCCGCCCAGGAGTCAGGGGCCGACACCCTGATGGAGCTGTCCGTGGGGGGTGATCTGGACCGGGTGCGGCGGGAGGTGATCGCCGCCGTGGAGCTCCCGGTGGGCAATGTGCCGCTCTACCAGGCCTTTTGTGATGCAGCCCGCAAATACGGTGACCCCAACAAGCTGGACCCGGAGGAGCTGTTTGACCTGATCGAACAGCAGTGCGCGGATGGCATGGCCTTCATGGCCGTGCACTGCGGCATCAACCGCTGCACGGTGGAGCGGCTGCAGAAGCAGGGTTACCGCTACGGCGGCCTGGTCAGCAAGGGCGGGGTCAGCATGGTGGCCTGGATGCTGGCCAACAACCGCGAAAACCCGCTCTTTGAGCAGTTCGACCGGGTGGCAGCCATCCTCAAAAAATACGATACGGTGCTCTCGCTGGGTAACGGCCTGCGGGCCGGCGCCATCCACGACTCCTCCGACCGGGCCCAGATCCAGGAGCTGGTCTTTAACTGCGAGCTGGCTGAACTTGGGCGGGAGATGGGCTGCCAGATGCTGGTGGAAGGACCGGGCCATGTGCCGCTGGACGAGATCGAAGGCAACATCAAACTGCAGAAGCGGATGAGCGGCGATGCCCCCTACTATATGCTGGGGCCGATCCCCACCGACGTGGCCCCCGGCTTCGACCATATCACCTCTGCCATCGGCGCGGCCCAGTCCGCCCGCTATGGCGCCGACCTGATCTGCTACATCACCCCGGCCGAGCACCTGGCCCTGCCCAATGAGCAGGATGTGCGCGAAGGGGTCAAGGCCGCCAAAATTGCCGCCTATATCGGCGATATGAATAAATACCCGGAGCGGATGCGGGAGCGGGACAAGGCCATGGCCAAGGCCCGGCGGGACCTGGACTGGCAGAAGCAGTTCGAACTGGCCCTTTTCCCGGAGGATGCCAAGGCGATCCGCGCCAGCCGTATCCCTGAGGATGAGGCCACCTGCACCATGTGCGGCAACTTCTGCGCCTCCCGCGGCGCAGGCAAGCTGTTTGCGGAGCATCTGTGCGGGGACAAGTGCTGA
- a CDS encoding DUF2162 domain-containing protein, whose translation MDLNLLLWVGGTLFSLGIFAVKTGTGLGYGQVSRKGIALTLGLYLLLFELIALLAVQLLKLLEPLLKGGPWLHGVMALGMIVWGGWLIGKPGRRCSPASSLALLIPCPVCLTAMTFSTWTALHSLPLLPWAVGLVLGSSFAVMTLLVMLLTKSGESGNNIPALGLAMITIGLYFIASLFLPAKVEQAKGMYGSFLKEMQPAAAGGNSSQSLLLVILLAAALLAGFFMRKGDTK comes from the coding sequence ATGGATCTGAATCTGTTGCTCTGGGTCGGCGGCACCCTCTTCAGCCTGGGAATCTTTGCCGTCAAGACCGGCACCGGACTGGGATATGGTCAGGTCAGCCGCAAAGGAATCGCGTTGACTCTGGGGCTGTATCTGCTGCTGTTTGAGTTGATTGCCCTGCTGGCCGTACAGTTGCTGAAGCTGCTTGAACCGCTGCTCAAGGGCGGCCCCTGGCTGCATGGAGTTATGGCGCTGGGAATGATCGTCTGGGGCGGCTGGCTGATCGGGAAGCCGGGTAGGCGCTGTTCTCCGGCTTCCTCCCTGGCATTGCTGATCCCCTGTCCGGTCTGTCTGACCGCCATGACCTTCTCAACCTGGACCGCCCTGCACAGCCTGCCGCTGCTGCCCTGGGCCGTGGGGTTGGTGTTGGGCAGCAGCTTTGCCGTTATGACCCTGCTGGTGATGCTGCTTACAAAATCAGGAGAAAGCGGCAACAACATCCCGGCGCTGGGCCTGGCCATGATCACCATCGGCTTGTATTTCATCGCCTCACTGTTTCTGCCGGCCAAGGTTGAGCAGGCCAAAGGGATGTACGGTTCATTTCTGAAGGAGATGCAACCGGCAGCAGCGGGTGGGAACAGCAGCCAGTCCCTGCTGCTGGTGATACTGCTGGCTGCGGCGCTGCTGGCAGGCTTTTTTATGCGCAAAGGAGATACCAAATGA
- a CDS encoding cobaltochelatase subunit CobN yields MNWNRKNAWLMLAALFAILLLPLPSDSAAPAQPPVLARLILGDYNSSLAVKTVQTIRERHPELSAKVRFGVLTKGDAAALPALQPGSRGFSVVHIMDRRGLEPFKPSLQAMMRQGMKVYAVGGMYGKDDKDLGLQNDRTVASYMQQGGLDNAVNMVLYLLQRDCGIAVKAVPPAQVPQFGIYLKDGHRTVTSFAEYQRLYRSRPGPWVGIPFYKNLVDNGETALLDSLIDSLERQGLNVLPVYGYPSEKTVEQFLFDENGKARVQVVVGISLKVGTTPQRAVPILTRLGVPVIDAVTLHSQSREEWEKSPVGLDIFERSSSIGLPELAGIIQPTVVASKERIKDKASGMEYVETRPIPERIERLTQRVKRWLALQQKQNRDKHIALIYYNYPPGKQNIGAAYLNVMPESLYELLARLKAEGYDAGVTAVSKDQLFDDVHAYGRNIGNWAPAEIDRLARSGHALLLPVQVYKSWFMELPDRFRRSVIKDWGEPDQAKIMTWSDPKGRKFIVLPGVRYGKILFTPQPSRGWEQDIKKLYHDIHIAPHHQYIAFHLWLKRGFKADAVAHIGTHGTHEWLSGKEVGFTREDPPELLIQELPNIYPYIVDDVGEGLQAKRRGMATVIDYMTPPLDKSGMNREAKLLAALISDYTAAREKSPQLAAAKLEDINTLARKTGILTDLKLTSISTPEQAEELDDYLKEIGEKVSPFGLHTFGRSPEAGYRRSTAEAIVAIEKNLTPAEREKRIAALEQAIEASGKRELDSFVAALAGNYIPSGSGNDPIRNPDSLPTGKNFYSFDPAFVPSPGTYNTGKKLAQELIDGYRKRHGVYPDKLTFNIWATETIRHEGVMESQIMYLMGVRPKWDERGRVQGVEVIPRGELGRGRIDVTMVPSGLYRDLFPNLMDLLDKSVSTARDQQEVDNLIRSNVEKTRRMLLTKGVSEEKAQRLASVRIFTEPSGAYGTNLDKVIVASNTWDNEKQVVDVYFMRMSHLYGQGFWGDSAEHNGKKLGDTLLKNALSGSKIAIHSRSSNVIATLDNDDFFQYLGGTAMAIRAVDGKTPEVFVTNMTNPKQPVQETLEKMMGREMRSRYLNPEWIKAMMKEGYAGARFVDKVTEHLWGWQVTVPEAVDAAKWQEMHETWVLDRNGLGIKDMFRKSKNMWAYQSVVARMLETVRKQYWKPDSQVVEKLAEEYAKTVQEVGLACCDHTCNNPQLTEFTTATLLSVPGLKPLAPGFKQALQNMKQPDAARSGQQGRQSAAQTTAQPSKQGASGAAPDGSGKAAKGKQVEGFEMKETGAQQSGAASAPIPWLFILGFVGLVGLIGFGFRRNR; encoded by the coding sequence TTGAACTGGAATCGAAAGAATGCGTGGCTGATGCTGGCGGCTTTATTTGCAATACTTCTGCTGCCGCTCCCGTCCGACAGCGCAGCCCCTGCACAACCGCCGGTTCTTGCCCGGCTGATCCTGGGTGATTACAACAGCAGCCTAGCGGTTAAAACCGTGCAGACAATCAGGGAGCGCCACCCGGAGCTGAGCGCCAAGGTGCGGTTTGGGGTGCTGACCAAAGGGGATGCCGCAGCGCTCCCGGCCTTACAGCCAGGCAGCAGAGGATTCAGTGTCGTCCATATCATGGATCGCCGTGGCCTGGAGCCGTTCAAACCGTCGCTGCAGGCCATGATGCGGCAAGGGATGAAGGTCTACGCTGTGGGCGGCATGTACGGCAAGGACGACAAGGATCTGGGGCTACAAAACGACCGGACGGTTGCCTCATACATGCAGCAGGGAGGGCTGGATAACGCCGTCAACATGGTGCTGTATCTGCTGCAACGGGATTGCGGTATTGCCGTAAAGGCAGTGCCCCCTGCCCAGGTTCCCCAGTTCGGTATCTATCTGAAAGACGGCCATCGCACCGTTACCAGCTTTGCAGAGTATCAGCGCCTCTACCGCAGCAGGCCCGGCCCCTGGGTCGGCATACCGTTTTACAAGAATCTGGTGGACAACGGCGAGACAGCCCTGCTGGACAGTCTGATTGATTCGCTTGAAAGACAGGGGCTGAACGTGCTGCCGGTCTACGGCTATCCGTCGGAAAAAACGGTGGAGCAGTTTTTGTTTGATGAAAATGGCAAGGCCAGGGTGCAGGTGGTTGTCGGGATCTCCCTGAAGGTAGGCACTACCCCGCAGCGGGCCGTACCGATCCTGACCCGGCTCGGGGTGCCGGTTATTGATGCGGTCACCCTGCATTCCCAGTCAAGGGAGGAGTGGGAGAAGTCACCGGTTGGCCTGGATATCTTCGAGCGTAGTTCTTCCATCGGCTTGCCGGAACTGGCGGGGATCATTCAGCCCACCGTGGTGGCCAGCAAGGAACGGATAAAGGACAAGGCCAGCGGGATGGAATATGTGGAGACCCGCCCGATACCTGAACGGATCGAGCGTCTGACCCAACGGGTCAAACGCTGGCTTGCCCTGCAGCAGAAGCAGAACCGCGACAAACATATCGCCCTGATCTACTACAACTATCCGCCGGGCAAACAGAACATCGGCGCTGCCTACCTGAATGTCATGCCGGAAAGCCTGTATGAGCTGCTGGCCCGCTTGAAGGCTGAAGGGTACGATGCCGGTGTCACGGCTGTCTCCAAAGACCAGCTTTTTGATGATGTCCACGCCTATGGTCGCAATATCGGCAACTGGGCCCCGGCTGAGATAGACCGGCTGGCCAGAAGCGGCCATGCCCTGCTGCTGCCGGTACAGGTCTACAAAAGCTGGTTCATGGAGCTGCCGGACAGGTTCCGCAGGTCGGTGATCAAGGACTGGGGCGAACCGGATCAGGCGAAAATCATGACCTGGAGCGATCCCAAGGGGAGAAAATTTATTGTACTGCCCGGCGTTCGTTACGGCAAGATCCTCTTCACCCCCCAGCCTTCGCGGGGGTGGGAGCAGGATATCAAGAAGCTGTACCACGATATCCATATCGCCCCGCACCACCAGTATATCGCCTTTCATCTCTGGCTGAAACGGGGCTTCAAGGCCGATGCCGTGGCCCATATCGGCACCCACGGCACCCATGAGTGGCTTTCAGGCAAGGAGGTCGGTTTTACCCGCGAAGACCCGCCAGAGCTGCTGATTCAGGAACTGCCCAACATCTACCCCTACATCGTGGATGATGTGGGTGAAGGTCTGCAGGCCAAGCGGCGCGGCATGGCAACGGTTATTGACTACATGACGCCCCCCCTGGACAAGTCCGGGATGAATCGTGAGGCAAAGCTGCTTGCTGCCCTGATCAGCGATTACACCGCCGCCCGTGAGAAATCGCCCCAGCTTGCCGCAGCAAAACTGGAGGATATCAATACGTTGGCCCGCAAGACCGGGATACTGACCGATCTGAAGCTAACGAGCATCAGCACCCCGGAGCAGGCAGAAGAGCTGGACGACTACCTGAAGGAGATCGGGGAGAAGGTTTCGCCGTTCGGTCTGCATACCTTTGGCAGATCTCCGGAAGCAGGCTACCGCCGCAGTACGGCAGAGGCAATTGTCGCCATAGAGAAAAACCTTACCCCTGCCGAGCGGGAAAAGCGGATTGCCGCCCTGGAACAGGCCATTGAGGCCAGCGGCAAACGGGAGCTGGATTCCTTCGTAGCTGCCCTGGCCGGGAATTATATCCCTTCCGGCAGCGGCAATGACCCGATCAGGAACCCGGATTCGCTCCCCACCGGCAAGAACTTTTACTCCTTTGACCCTGCCTTTGTTCCCTCACCCGGCACCTACAACACCGGGAAAAAACTGGCGCAGGAGCTGATTGACGGTTATCGGAAACGTCACGGTGTCTACCCGGACAAGCTGACCTTCAACATCTGGGCCACCGAGACCATCCGCCATGAAGGGGTGATGGAATCGCAGATCATGTACCTGATGGGGGTGCGCCCCAAGTGGGATGAAAGGGGGCGGGTGCAGGGTGTGGAAGTTATCCCCCGTGGCGAGCTGGGGCGTGGTCGAATTGATGTCACCATGGTCCCCTCCGGTCTCTACCGCGACCTGTTTCCAAACCTGATGGATCTGCTGGACAAGTCGGTCAGTACAGCGCGTGATCAGCAGGAAGTGGACAACCTGATCCGCAGCAATGTCGAGAAGACCCGCAGGATGCTGCTGACAAAAGGGGTCTCGGAGGAAAAGGCGCAGCGGCTGGCCTCGGTACGCATCTTTACCGAGCCGTCCGGAGCCTACGGCACCAATCTGGACAAGGTGATTGTAGCTTCCAATACTTGGGACAATGAAAAACAGGTAGTTGATGTCTACTTCATGCGGATGAGCCACCTCTACGGCCAGGGGTTCTGGGGTGACAGCGCCGAACATAACGGCAAGAAGCTGGGGGACACCCTGCTGAAGAACGCGCTGTCCGGCAGCAAGATCGCCATTCACAGCCGTTCTTCCAATGTTATTGCCACCCTGGATAATGACGATTTCTTTCAGTACCTGGGGGGCACCGCCATGGCGATCCGGGCCGTGGACGGCAAGACGCCAGAGGTATTTGTCACCAACATGACCAACCCGAAGCAGCCGGTGCAGGAGACCCTTGAAAAGATGATGGGGCGGGAGATGCGCTCCCGCTACCTGAACCCGGAGTGGATCAAGGCGATGATGAAGGAAGGCTACGCCGGGGCACGTTTTGTGGACAAGGTGACGGAACATCTTTGGGGCTGGCAGGTAACCGTGCCGGAGGCGGTGGATGCCGCCAAATGGCAGGAGATGCATGAAACCTGGGTGCTGGATCGCAACGGCCTGGGGATTAAAGATATGTTCCGCAAGTCAAAAAATATGTGGGCCTATCAGTCAGTGGTGGCCCGGATGCTGGAGACGGTGCGCAAGCAGTATTGGAAGCCGGACAGCCAAGTGGTTGAAAAACTGGCAGAGGAGTATGCAAAAACGGTTCAGGAAGTGGGGCTGGCCTGCTGTGATCATACCTGCAACAACCCGCAACTGACCGAATTTACCACCGCCACCCTGCTCTCTGTGCCGGGTCTGAAACCGTTGGCCCCCGGCTTCAAACAGGCGCTGCAAAACATGAAACAGCCGGATGCAGCCAGAAGCGGACAGCAGGGTAGGCAGTCCGCAGCGCAGACAACGGCGCAACCGAGCAAACAGGGGGCAAGCGGCGCGGCCCCTGACGGCAGTGGCAAGGCGGCAAAGGGAAAGCAGGTGGAAGGGTTTGAGATGAAAGAAACCGGGGCGCAACAGAGCGGCGCGGCCTCGGCTCCGATCCCCTGGCTGTTCATACTGGGTTTTGTGGGACTGGTGGGGTTGATAGGCTTCGGATTCAGACGAAACCGGTAA
- a CDS encoding MotA/TolQ/ExbB proton channel family protein — translation MNILAGLETFLYLISSVLLFPVVAGLVLLVAWVAIFAGGFLREWIERRRNTSNPLERFQKQLTATLEEGGATPDLDLQAERLLQTAELAQIKSLDKIRFVIRVGPALGLMGTLIPMGISLSSLAQGDMPKMAGSMVTAFTTVVVGLACSVLAYLMSLVKEKWVRADLREMEFFTEKTLRQRLGGPSEPAQEERSDALS, via the coding sequence ATGAATATTCTGGCCGGTCTTGAGACCTTTTTATATCTGATTTCATCGGTTTTGCTGTTCCCCGTGGTGGCCGGACTGGTGCTGTTGGTGGCTTGGGTTGCCATCTTTGCCGGTGGCTTTTTACGGGAGTGGATTGAACGCCGGCGTAACACCTCAAACCCCCTTGAGCGCTTTCAGAAACAGTTGACTGCAACGCTGGAAGAGGGCGGAGCAACACCGGACCTTGATCTGCAGGCAGAGCGTCTGCTGCAGACCGCCGAACTGGCCCAGATCAAATCATTGGACAAAATCCGTTTTGTCATCCGGGTCGGGCCGGCGCTGGGCCTGATGGGAACCCTGATCCCGATGGGGATATCCCTTTCCTCACTGGCACAGGGGGACATGCCCAAGATGGCAGGCAGCATGGTCACCGCCTTTACCACGGTTGTTGTTGGTCTCGCCTGCAGCGTGCTGGCCTACCTGATGTCGCTGGTCAAGGAAAAATGGGTGCGGGCCGACCTGCGGGAGATGGAGTTTTTTACCGAGAAGACACTGCGGCAACGGTTGGGCGGCCCCAGCGAACCGGCTCAGGAGGAGCGTAGCGATGCGCTATCTTAA
- a CDS encoding class I SAM-dependent methyltransferase: MIPIVDDSFAGFSAMLAGYRQFYLLAEAVRSGIVDAVEAGSDTPAALADCLNLQPDETGRFVDLLCTLGLLQQRDDRLGLSPFSQRFLSRASTENQRNTLLFEPLLIENWRQVGTILQQGQGALTQPQPQDAYHKRLELFQASMAEAASVRSAELWHALAPLLPPQGIIMDIGAGEGAYLRAFLQRYPDWQGIACDLPDVCVRIMCQDLPGKLTVLPCNILDQQEFSACTAAHHGTAGLVLLSNLLHCYGPQENGALLEQAAGMLTPDGLLVVHDFFRDANLYGALYDLHMLVNTWNGRCYSSIDTSALLQEVGLTHTRLIKLPSHSWAVLASRSQVALHRDEL; the protein is encoded by the coding sequence ATGATCCCGATTGTGGATGACTCCTTTGCCGGGTTCAGCGCCATGCTCGCGGGCTACCGCCAGTTTTACCTGCTGGCCGAGGCAGTCCGCAGCGGGATCGTTGATGCGGTGGAGGCGGGCTCTGACACCCCTGCGGCACTGGCTGACTGCCTCAACCTGCAGCCTGACGAGACCGGACGGTTTGTGGACCTGCTCTGCACCCTTGGGCTGCTGCAACAACGTGATGACCGGCTGGGGCTGAGCCCCTTCAGCCAACGCTTTCTCAGCCGCGCAAGCACTGAAAATCAGCGTAACACCCTGTTGTTTGAACCGCTGCTGATCGAGAACTGGCGTCAAGTCGGCACTATCCTGCAACAGGGACAGGGGGCCCTGACCCAGCCCCAACCGCAGGATGCCTACCACAAGCGGCTGGAGCTTTTTCAGGCCAGCATGGCCGAGGCCGCCAGTGTCCGCTCCGCAGAGTTGTGGCACGCCCTTGCGCCGCTGCTGCCGCCCCAGGGGATCATTATGGACATCGGCGCTGGTGAGGGGGCTTATCTCCGCGCTTTTCTCCAGCGCTATCCGGACTGGCAGGGGATTGCCTGCGACCTGCCGGATGTCTGCGTACGGATAATGTGCCAGGATCTGCCGGGCAAGCTGACGGTCTTGCCCTGCAACATCCTGGATCAACAGGAGTTTAGCGCCTGTACTGCAGCGCACCACGGCACAGCGGGGCTGGTACTGCTGTCAAACCTGTTGCACTGCTATGGACCGCAGGAGAACGGGGCCCTGCTGGAACAGGCAGCCGGGATGCTTACCCCCGACGGCCTGCTGGTGGTACATGACTTTTTTCGCGATGCCAACCTGTACGGTGCCCTGTACGACCTGCACATGCTGGTCAACACCTGGAACGGGCGCTGTTACAGCAGCATTGACACCAGCGCCTTGCTGCAGGAGGTTGGCCTTACGCATACCAGGTTGATCAAGCTCCCTTCCCATTCATGGGCCGTGCTGGCCAGCCGCAGCCAGGTTGCCCTGCACAGGGACGAACTATGA